From a single Nicotiana tabacum cultivar K326 chromosome 8, ASM71507v2, whole genome shotgun sequence genomic region:
- the LOC107813719 gene encoding protein SOMBRERO isoform X2: MMSGAGNGQLSVPPGFRFHPTDEELLYYYLRKKVSYEAIDLDVIREVDLNKLEPWDLKEICRIGSGPQNEWYFFSHKDKKYPTGTRTNRATTAGFWKATGRDKAIYLSNSKRIGMRKTLVFYTGRAPHGQKTDWIMHEYRLDDNTAEVEEDGWVVCRVFKKKNYTRGFQHELGEDDQEQQLHFVDHMKSGSSDPKQNMQQPHQQACYDYASNFDGSMHLPQLLSPDLLSVNPCPQLPLNANMNLNECSHQNLLRLTSAAGAAGCSSSTFNIIPQHDKFSGDWSFLDKLLASHQGALQSQAAIGDHLVNPTGTQKYPVFHHHGLDPDLFKFSK, from the exons ATGATGTCGGGAGCAGGAAATGGACAGCTTTCAGTTCCTCCAGGGTTTCGTTTCCATCCCACAGATGAGGAGCTTCTTTATTATTATCTCAGGAAGAAAGTCTCATACGAAGCAATAGACTTGGACGTTATTAGGGAAGTCGATCTTAACAAACTTGAACCATGGGACCTCAAAG AAATATGTAGAATAGGATCAGGTCCACAGAATGAATGGTACTTTTTCAGCCACAAGGATAAGAAGTACCCAACAGGGACTCGAACAAATAGAGCCACGACAGCTGGATTCTGGAAGGCGACAGGGCGGGATAAAGCAATCTACCTTAGCAACTCCAAGAGGATTGGGATGAGGAAAACTCTTGTATTTTACACCGGACGCGCACCTCATGGCCAAAAGACTGACTGGATCATGCATGAGTATCGCCTTGATGACAACACTGCTGAAGTTGAG GAAGATGGCTGGGTTGTTTGTAGGGTGTTCAAGAAAAAGAACTACACTAGAGGTTTCCAACACGAGTTGGGTGAAGATGATCAGGAGCAACAGTTACATTTTGTGGATCATATGAAGTCTGGCAGTTCTGATCCAAAACAGAATATGCAACAACCTCATCAACAAGCCTGCTACGACTATGCGTCCAACTTTGATGGTTCAATGCACCTCCCTCAACTGCTAAGTCCAGACTTATTATCAGTCAATCCATGTCCTCAGCTTCCTTTGAATGCGAACATGAACCTTAATGAATGTTCGCATCAGAACTTATTGAGGCTAACATCAGCAGCTGGAGCAGCAGGTTGTAGCAGCAGTACTTTCAATATTATTCCTCAACACGACAAATTTAGTGGCGATTGGTCTTTCTTGGATAAGCTTCTTGCTTCACACCAAGGCGCACTGCAATCTCAAGCAGCTATCGGTGATCATTTGGTTAATCCCACAGGCACACAAAAATATCCAGTGTTCCATCACCATGGACTTGATCCTGACCTTTTCAAATTCTCTAAGTAG
- the LOC107813719 gene encoding protein SOMBRERO isoform X1, with amino-acid sequence MMSGAGNGQLSVPPGFRFHPTDEELLYYYLRKKVSYEAIDLDVIREVDLNKLEPWDLKEICRIGSGPQNEWYFFSHKDKKYPTGTRTNRATTAGFWKATGRDKAIYLSNSKRIGMRKTLVFYTGRAPHGQKTDWIMHEYRLDDNTAEVEPLQEDGWVVCRVFKKKNYTRGFQHELGEDDQEQQLHFVDHMKSGSSDPKQNMQQPHQQACYDYASNFDGSMHLPQLLSPDLLSVNPCPQLPLNANMNLNECSHQNLLRLTSAAGAAGCSSSTFNIIPQHDKFSGDWSFLDKLLASHQGALQSQAAIGDHLVNPTGTQKYPVFHHHGLDPDLFKFSK; translated from the exons ATGATGTCGGGAGCAGGAAATGGACAGCTTTCAGTTCCTCCAGGGTTTCGTTTCCATCCCACAGATGAGGAGCTTCTTTATTATTATCTCAGGAAGAAAGTCTCATACGAAGCAATAGACTTGGACGTTATTAGGGAAGTCGATCTTAACAAACTTGAACCATGGGACCTCAAAG AAATATGTAGAATAGGATCAGGTCCACAGAATGAATGGTACTTTTTCAGCCACAAGGATAAGAAGTACCCAACAGGGACTCGAACAAATAGAGCCACGACAGCTGGATTCTGGAAGGCGACAGGGCGGGATAAAGCAATCTACCTTAGCAACTCCAAGAGGATTGGGATGAGGAAAACTCTTGTATTTTACACCGGACGCGCACCTCATGGCCAAAAGACTGACTGGATCATGCATGAGTATCGCCTTGATGACAACACTGCTGAAGTTGAG CCATTGCAGGAAGATGGCTGGGTTGTTTGTAGGGTGTTCAAGAAAAAGAACTACACTAGAGGTTTCCAACACGAGTTGGGTGAAGATGATCAGGAGCAACAGTTACATTTTGTGGATCATATGAAGTCTGGCAGTTCTGATCCAAAACAGAATATGCAACAACCTCATCAACAAGCCTGCTACGACTATGCGTCCAACTTTGATGGTTCAATGCACCTCCCTCAACTGCTAAGTCCAGACTTATTATCAGTCAATCCATGTCCTCAGCTTCCTTTGAATGCGAACATGAACCTTAATGAATGTTCGCATCAGAACTTATTGAGGCTAACATCAGCAGCTGGAGCAGCAGGTTGTAGCAGCAGTACTTTCAATATTATTCCTCAACACGACAAATTTAGTGGCGATTGGTCTTTCTTGGATAAGCTTCTTGCTTCACACCAAGGCGCACTGCAATCTCAAGCAGCTATCGGTGATCATTTGGTTAATCCCACAGGCACACAAAAATATCCAGTGTTCCATCACCATGGACTTGATCCTGACCTTTTCAAATTCTCTAAGTAG